A stretch of Camelina sativa cultivar DH55 chromosome 18, Cs, whole genome shotgun sequence DNA encodes these proteins:
- the LOC104760561 gene encoding putative F-box protein At3g16820, with protein sequence MTMIIDLSRDLMEEILSRVPITSLPAVRSACKGWNGLSKDKSFTKKYSSDKAAKEFLLIMFYDSRVSLIGVNLHEMFNHEELFDTSCCIKKIGNLPNQVVISEVFECDGLLLCVTKGMPRLVAWNPYLGQVRWILARRKFHILDKFAIGYDNSNRNSNVYKILWFWFRYEHITNKRITDCEIYRFKSNSWKVLDVFPSDCDIESHQCSVSLKGNTYFVARQSFGEKKYGLVCFDFTRERFGPHLHLPFDYGVKDIVTLSSVREEQLAVLLKRSRDTYEMEIWITTNIEPNTVSWRKFLAVKDESILNPIRYIALERCSFFVIDEERKAVVVCVKDKEKRTTNVAYVIREDGCYKEMLLGQSNHLPLMCSYVPSSVQIHHKGPVPAGGKRKKLEY encoded by the coding sequence atGACGATGATTATTGATCTTTCTCGGGATTTGATGGAGGAGATACTCTCTAGAGTTCCTATAACTTCTCTACCAGCGGTGAGATCTGCTTGCAAAGGATGGAATGGTTTATCTAAAGATAAGAGTTTTACAAAGAAGTACTCTTCTGATAAAGCAGCCAAAGAGTTTTTGCTGATCATGTTTTAtgattctagggtttctcttATTGGCGTCAATCTCCATGAAATGTTTAACCATGAAGAATTGTTTGATACATCTTGTTGTATAAAGAAGATAGGTAATTTACCTAACCAAGTCGTGATCTCTGAAGTCTTCGAGTGTGACGGCTTATTGTTATGCGTCACCAAGGGCATGCCAAGGCTTGTGGCATGGAACCCGTACTTGGGGCAAGTCAGGTGGATTCTAGCTAGAAGAAAATTCCACATATTAGATAAGTTTGCTATTGGATATGACAACAGCAACAGGAACAGCAACGTTTACAAAATCTTGTGGTTTTGGTTTCGTTACGAACATATTACTAACAAGCGAATAACTGATTGTGAAATCTACAGGTTTAAGTCTAATTCATGGAAGGTTCTTGATGTCTTTCCCAGTGATTGCGATATAGAGTCTCATCAATGCAGCGTGTCTTTGAAAGGAAACACTTACTTTGTTGCTCGACAAAGTTTTGGGGAGAAAAAATATGGGttagtttgttttgattttacaagagagagatttggacctCATCTTCATCTGCCGTTTGACTATGGTGTTAAAGATATTGTGACTCTATCTTCTGTCAGAGAAGAGCAACTTGCAGTGCTACTTAAACGCAGCAGAGATACATATGAGATGGAGATATGGATTACGACTAATATCGAGCCCAACACAGTGTCGTGGAGGAAGTTCTTGGCAGTAAAAGATGAAAGCATCTTGAATCCAATAAGATATATTGCACTTGAACGTTGTAGTTTCTTCGTTATCGACGAAGAGAGGAAAGCCGTGGTTGTTTGTgttaaagacaaagaaaaaagaaccacCAACGTAGCTTATGTGATTCGAGAGGATGGATGCTACAAAGAAATGCTTCTCGGGCAATCCAATCATCTGCCGCTTATGTgttcttatgttccaagttcgGTGCAGATCCATCACAAAGGTCCAGTACCTGCAGGtggcaaaaggaaaaaattagaGTACTAG
- the LOC104760562 gene encoding ketohexokinase-like isoform X2: MSSFSDETIPSHQPIVLGCGQLCLDYLVTVSSFPNPDQKIRCTSSKVQGGGNTGNSLTCVARLGLPCRILAKVADDSQGRYMVEELESSGVDTSFCLNAKDGASHFNYVIVDNQTNTRTCIYTPGYPPLLPDDLTESLLLSVLDGVRVLYVNGRSREAELLLAQKAHSKDISILINAEKRRAGLEELLDLADYAICSTNFPQDWTESPSSPSALLSMLIRLPKLKFVIMTLGEHGCVMLERCSNEVSGSEEETDIDELHESLKQSTDYTSLLPVCNSSGDWL, encoded by the exons ATGTCATCTTTCTCCGACGAAACAATCCCGAGCCACCAACCAATCGTC CTTGGTTGTGGTCAACTCTGTCTTGATTACTTAGTCACAGTATCTTCTTTCCCAAATCCCGATCAGAAGATCCGGTGCACTAGCTCCAAG GTCCAAGGAGGAGGAAACACTGGCAACTCTTTAACATGTGTTGCTCGTTTGGGTTTGCCTTGTCGAATCTTAGCTAAG GTTGCTGATGATTCTCAAGGACGTTATATGGTTGAGGAACTCGAATCTAGCGGCGTGGATACTTCGTTTTGTTTG AATGCTAAAGATGGAGCTTCTCATTTTAATTACGTCATTGTAGATAACCAAAC GAATACGCGTACGTGTATATACACTCCAGGATATCCTCCTTTGCTCCCAGATGACCTTACTGAATCTCTCCTTTTATCTGTGCTTGATGGAGTAAGAGTTCTTTATGTAAATGGAAGGTCCCGTGAAGCCGAATTGCTTCTTGCGCAAAAG GCACATAGCAAGGATATATCCATCTTAATCAATGCAGAGAAAAGAAGGGCAGGGCTAGAGGAACTCCTTGACTTAGCTGATTACGCCATTTGCTCTACTAACTTCCCTCAG GATTGGACAGAGTCACCATCATCTCCCAGTGCACTTCTCTCTATGCTCATTAGATTACCAAAGCTAAAATTTGTGATCATGACTTTGGGGGAACACGGTTGTGTGATGCTCGAGAGATGTTCCAATG AGGTTTCAGGTTCAGAAGAAGAGACAGACATAGATGAATTACACGAGTCTCTGAAGCAAAGCACAGACTATACAAGTTTGTTACCGGTCTGCAATTCATCG GGAGATTGGTTATAG
- the LOC104760562 gene encoding ketohexokinase-like isoform X1, with amino-acid sequence MSSFSDETIPSHQPIVLGCGQLCLDYLVTVSSFPNPDQKIRCTSSKVQGGGNTGNSLTCVARLGLPCRILAKVADDSQGRYMVEELESSGVDTSFCLNAKDGASHFNYVIVDNQTNTRTCIYTPGYPPLLPDDLTESLLLSVLDGVRVLYVNGRSREAELLLAQKAHSKDISILINAEKRRAGLEELLDLADYAICSTNFPQDWTESPSSPSALLSMLIRLPKLKFVIMTLGEHGCVMLERCSNEVSGSEEETDIDELHESLKQSTDYTSLLPVCNSSLVTRLAGNVTGRLVIVTAEKIPSSELIDTTGAGDAFTGALLYGLCTKMATEKMLTFASRVAACCCRGLGARTTLPFRTDPNLATFLATPP; translated from the exons ATGTCATCTTTCTCCGACGAAACAATCCCGAGCCACCAACCAATCGTC CTTGGTTGTGGTCAACTCTGTCTTGATTACTTAGTCACAGTATCTTCTTTCCCAAATCCCGATCAGAAGATCCGGTGCACTAGCTCCAAG GTCCAAGGAGGAGGAAACACTGGCAACTCTTTAACATGTGTTGCTCGTTTGGGTTTGCCTTGTCGAATCTTAGCTAAG GTTGCTGATGATTCTCAAGGACGTTATATGGTTGAGGAACTCGAATCTAGCGGCGTGGATACTTCGTTTTGTTTG AATGCTAAAGATGGAGCTTCTCATTTTAATTACGTCATTGTAGATAACCAAAC GAATACGCGTACGTGTATATACACTCCAGGATATCCTCCTTTGCTCCCAGATGACCTTACTGAATCTCTCCTTTTATCTGTGCTTGATGGAGTAAGAGTTCTTTATGTAAATGGAAGGTCCCGTGAAGCCGAATTGCTTCTTGCGCAAAAG GCACATAGCAAGGATATATCCATCTTAATCAATGCAGAGAAAAGAAGGGCAGGGCTAGAGGAACTCCTTGACTTAGCTGATTACGCCATTTGCTCTACTAACTTCCCTCAG GATTGGACAGAGTCACCATCATCTCCCAGTGCACTTCTCTCTATGCTCATTAGATTACCAAAGCTAAAATTTGTGATCATGACTTTGGGGGAACACGGTTGTGTGATGCTCGAGAGATGTTCCAATG AGGTTTCAGGTTCAGAAGAAGAGACAGACATAGATGAATTACACGAGTCTCTGAAGCAAAGCACAGACTATACAAGTTTGTTACCGGTCTGCAATTCATCG CTAGTGACTAGACTGGCAGGGAATGTTACAGGGAGATTGGTTATAGTAACAGCTGAGAAAATACCTTCATCGGAGCTTATAGACACAACTGGTGCTGGAGATGCCTTTACCGGAGCTTTGCTCTATG gTTTGTGTACGAAAATGGCTACAGAAAAAATGTTGACGTTTGCATCTCGAGTC GCTGCTTGCTGCTGCAGAGGTTTAGGAGCTCGAACTACTCTTCCGTTTCGTACTGATCCAAACCTTGCAACGTTCTTGGCAACACCACCGTAG